A window of the Gemmatirosa kalamazoonensis genome harbors these coding sequences:
- a CDS encoding nucleotide triphosphate diphosphatase NUDT15 — MSPVEPETMERAPERRTRVGVGVLICRGGHVLLGLRRGSHGAGTWAPPGGHLEFGESAESCARREAAEETGLRLGAVERGPYTVDTFAAEGKHYVTLFAVSRDASGEPRVLEPEKCERWEWHAWETLPEPLFAPLASLRATGFAP, encoded by the coding sequence ATGTCACCCGTCGAGCCGGAGACCATGGAGCGCGCGCCCGAGCGCCGCACGCGTGTGGGCGTGGGCGTGCTGATCTGCCGCGGCGGCCACGTGCTGCTCGGCCTCCGCCGCGGCAGCCACGGCGCGGGCACGTGGGCGCCGCCGGGCGGGCATCTGGAGTTCGGCGAGAGCGCGGAGTCGTGCGCGCGCCGCGAGGCGGCGGAGGAGACCGGGCTGCGCTTGGGCGCGGTGGAGCGGGGCCCGTACACGGTCGACACGTTCGCGGCGGAGGGCAAGCACTACGTCACGCTGTTCGCCGTGTCGCGCGACGCGTCGGGGGAGCCGCGCGTGCTGGAGCCGGAGAAGTGCGAGCGCTGGGAGTGGCACGCGTGGGAGACGCTCCCCGAGCCGCTGTTCGCGCCGCTCGCGTCGCTGCGCGCGACGGGGTTCGCGCCGTGA
- the aac(3)-IV gene encoding AAC(3)-IV family aminoglycoside N-acetyltransferase — translation MTDTEHESAARPGASRATLVAQLRALGVRDGDVLLVHTSFRAVRPVDGGPAGLIDALRDAVGPTGTLVMPSWGDDDEQPFDPERTPAAADLGVVAEQFRRLPGVRRSAHAAAFAALGPAAAEITADPLPLPPHRAESPVGRVHDVDGLVLLLGVGHDADTTLHLAELLAGVPYRTRKHVTVRGPDGAPTRLAYDENDHCCARFALADDWLRARGLQREGPVGSAHARLVRSRDVVAVARERLAREPLLFLHPLGECEECDMARASVPGA, via the coding sequence ATGACGGATACCGAACATGAATCCGCCGCGCGCCCGGGCGCCAGCCGCGCCACGCTCGTCGCGCAGCTTCGCGCGCTCGGCGTGCGCGATGGCGACGTGCTGCTCGTCCACACGTCGTTCCGCGCGGTGCGTCCCGTCGACGGTGGGCCCGCTGGGCTGATCGACGCGCTGCGCGACGCGGTCGGTCCCACCGGCACGCTCGTCATGCCGTCATGGGGCGACGACGACGAGCAGCCGTTCGATCCCGAGCGCACGCCGGCCGCGGCGGACCTCGGCGTCGTGGCCGAGCAGTTCCGACGGCTTCCCGGCGTGCGACGGAGCGCGCACGCCGCCGCGTTCGCCGCGCTCGGCCCCGCGGCCGCGGAGATCACCGCCGACCCGCTGCCGCTGCCGCCGCATCGCGCCGAGAGCCCCGTCGGACGCGTGCACGACGTCGATGGCCTCGTGCTGCTGCTCGGCGTCGGCCACGACGCGGACACCACGCTGCACCTCGCCGAGCTGCTCGCCGGCGTGCCGTACCGCACGCGCAAGCACGTCACCGTGCGCGGCCCCGACGGCGCGCCCACGCGCCTCGCCTACGACGAGAACGACCACTGCTGCGCGCGGTTCGCGCTCGCCGACGACTGGCTCCGCGCGCGCGGCCTGCAGCGCGAGGGACCCGTCGGCTCCGCGCATGCGCGCCTCGTCCGCTCGCGCGACGTCGTCGCCGTCGCCCGCGAACGACTCGCCCGCGAGCCGCTGCTGTTCCTGCACCCGTTAGGCGAGTGCGAGGAGTGCGACATGGCGCGGGCGAGCGTCCCCGGCGCGTGA